The Miscanthus floridulus cultivar M001 chromosome 6, ASM1932011v1, whole genome shotgun sequence genomic interval AAAGACCagatgcatcaatgcttgatgcAAAGAGATAATGGAGATGTTTCAGCTCAGAAAATGCAATCTTCAAGGGAAAATAACTACTCCCATGTAGTCACAAAACCCACAAAAATTTGCTTTCCTTTATGAGCTTATTCAGATATATTTTGCAACTTTTGGTTTGTTGAAAACTTCTCCATTGTTATCGGATCTTATGACAAGTGTGCGCAGATGCAAATCTGTGTACTGAGATAAATCTTTAATGACTTCATAGTTAATTCTTTCATAAGCTAATGTATAGTGGTTGGAACACAACTATTGCCATTAGCAACTAAAATCCATAAAACTTCTTTGCCAGATAAATAGCGTGCCAGTTCATAGACTAAATTAGGCATTATATAATGATTTTTTAGAGGAGCAGCTATTATGAGGAGTGATTTTATTATGAGATGATCAAAATAATCTCTAGCTATAGCTTCCATGTTCAATACGTCCTTTACTCCTAAATTTCTTGGCCTTTGTGATATTATTCCTGAAGCCATCCACATATCAATAAGTTCTTAAATATTGAATTTGTGCTTTGGATGAAATAAGTTGTAATACCTAAAAAAATTGCACTTCTAGAGGAAGATTCAAATAGCTAAGACGAAGAACCTCTAGGACACATGGTATAGCAATGTCCTATAAAATTGTGGGTTTAGGAGCACTCACTGTGATCCATCTTACTTCATAGATGTTCTCCAAGTGTTGTTGCTATTAGTGGACAACTATTTAGCTTTTTTACAATCTCCTCACTCATGAGATGAAATCTTTGGGCATCATAAACATTGACCATTACAAATGCACATGATTTAAACACATCTAACATATGTTTGTTTCTTAAACCATCCAAGTACAGCTCTACGCAGTACTTTCTGTGTCTCTTTAGCACATATTCAATAGAAAGAATAACAGATTTCATCCTTGTGTAATCATAATTTGACTTCCAACATAAGATTCATACAAAGGATATAAAAACCGCtgctacttatgatgatctttcATTTCTTCCCATGTATCATCTAAAATTAGCAAAAAAAACCTTTTGGATACCAATAAACTTTTAAGCCTATTTTAAAGTACATATATGAATTCAGTAGCAGGTACCTATTTGGTGAGAGATTCTATAATCTTTTTCATCAATCTTAGAGGATCAAAATGCCTTGATACATGTATCAAACAATACTATCAAAATGGATCAACACCCTCTCATCATGGCATGCATATTGAGCCAGAGTAGTCTTTCCCACACCACCAACATCAGTTATTGCAATAGCAAGGACATCGTGATGAGCAAATAAACTGGTGGTTAGCCATTGGACTAATTATTCTTTTACAGCGTCTCTGCCAAACACCTTATCAATCACTAACCATTGACTAGTCTCATGTAATAACTTTTGGTCATAAAGAGAATCCTTGGACCTTTTCATGTAGCCCACATGAGAAAGAAAGTTTGCCACACCATTAGATACTAAATCTAACCCCCACCATTTAGCTCTTCAACCTAGATAGGAGCTAACTTTTTTGATATTTGAGGACTGAGGTGCAGCTTAATGAAAGGGGATGATGTAGCCAAGGTTTTTCTATAGACTTTCTTCAAATTATAAAACTCTAACTCATCTAaggcatcatcaaccttctccaTACTTGTTAAGCCAAAGAAATTCATCTAGTGCATGTCTATCATCATCTAGCACAACATTCTAGTCAATTGCCTCAAGAATGGCTTGAAGTGTTGTTAGTTTTATAGTCAAGAGCTCATGTACCTTTGCCTTGTCTGGTGCTGATAGACAATGGTTCAGGGACTTCATTGTGAACTATCTAATGGATGAAGTGGTAGCTATTGTCCCAATTGCTTTCCCAACAATTTCACTAGCAAAAAGAACCTCCACTCTTTAAAGTTTCAATGCAGGAACACCACCAATTGTTTTAGGTGGACATCAGGCCAAAGCCAATCGATGGAACTATAGAATTCAAGACTTGCAAATAAAATCCAAAAGGTACCACATATGAGAAAATAAGAACCTGCTCATGAAATGTAAATAACAAGAAAGAGTAGCACAACATTACAACAGTACATATGAAATTCAAGTCATTATATTAGTAGTGAATTCCATTTTTATAGTACAAGTAGGGATTAGATAATCTTATAGGTGTGAGTTTGTGACAACGTGGACATTCCTTTGGTCTACGAAACTTGTTGAAGGATTGAATGGTGTTTTTGTCATGAAATACCAATATGAACACAACAAATCAACGAGGTAACAAATAATACAACCACTCAACCAGTACCCACATATCCTTTCTTTGGCTTCTCAATTATGGGCAATGCTTTCATTTCATTGAAAGTGCTACTGCGGAACAAGGCATAAAGGATATGTCTAACATCGCTCAATCACTATCACAGCAGAAGTAACTACAAAACAAATTGAGAATGAATTCAAGATCAAGGTAGGATCCTCGTCTACTTGGTGGTGGTTTGCATAGAAGATATCTAATAATAGGTATCAAATGAGGTTTCTCAATGCTAAAGTCATTGAGGACATTGCCTTTTTCACTGAAATGAGAATGAGATTTGTGCCCTCCATGGCATTTAAAGTGGAAAAAAGGAACCCTGATAATGGTTCTAAAGAAGCACTTGATTTTGACTCAACAGTACCCACATATCCTTTCTTTGGCTTCTCAACTATGGGCAACATCAAAATTGGTTGTCGGGATGTCACTAAAGTGCATGTCATTGTGGATGGTCTCTTAGACTTCCATTTCTATGATTACCAGTTCTAGAGAGAAGTGGTACAAGAAGGAAATACCAACCTTGTTGGAAACAAATGGATAAGGGCTGGAGGAGTTAAGCTTAAAGGAGACATTCCCTCTCCTAGAGAAACAAAGTTGGACAGTGCTAACAAGACCACAAGCATCTATGAGACATGACAGAGTAATATGACATGGTCTGGGAAAGGGAAGCAATTTGGGTAGGTGGACAATATTGTGCAAATGAAGGAAAACAAGGAAAATCTAAAAGTCGAAAGTGAAGATGAACAAATGTTAATAGAAGATTTAATTTAGCCTAGAAATGAAAACCTGATATTTGGTGACTTCAAAATATAGAGATAAAGAAATTGTGCTACATGCAATTTTTTTACAACTGCAACACTATTATAAGTGAATATAGCTCTAATCTTAGCAAATTCATATTTGACCCTCTAGCTGCCATTGAGGCTAATAATGCGCTCTATGCCAAGTTATATCTGGGTGGTGCACTAGCACCAGGCAAAGAAAACATATTTAGCACTAAGTATCTTATTTTGACCATATAAATTAGTTGAAATTAGACATGTTTCTATAGTGTTGTGAATAATGTGAACCACCATATATAGATTTTAAGCTACCTTTGCCCCTGTCCATAAAATGTTAATTCCTTTAAAGAATTAAAGCATACCTAAAAGGCAGCAGTAGTAAACCACAATTATTTTGAAAGACCACATCAGACCCTCGGAACAACTTAGCAAAATTTATGGGGATATCTAGGATAGCAAAACAAAACATAAATGAAAACTAAGCAAGCAGGACCTAGTTCTAGAGCCGAGATGACCATCCAACAAGCTGTTTAGATAACATGAACTTGCAGGTCCCAGCAACTTGCCCAAGTCCCCAGGGCATCAAACTCTAAAGGTGGTGGTACGCCATGATTCCTTGTCGCTTCGGTTCCATTGCTCTTACCTTgaggaggagttgtggacttGGAGAATTTTGGTGGACGCGTAGCGCAACGAACAACGAGTTAGGCGGCTGTGACTGGGGCAGAGCCGCAGAGGCCGCCACCGCCATAGTTGGATGGTTTGGAGCGAGTGGGACACTAGCAACATGAATGGGGTGGGTGCTTGTTTCTCTTTCTCCTCGTTATGCGATTGTGGCAGTGCCACACTAAAGTAGGAGGGTGGGGAGGGAGTCCAATTGGGCTAGCCACAATGAAATCCTAGGTCCATCGAGTGCCAGTGGGCCGTAGCCATTCTTCTCCatgaaagaaaaaaaggaaaaaatatatgTGACGAGAGGAGGTGTTTCACTAGAGTGGAGTTTGTTCATGAAAGCCAGAGGTCCAATGTTGACGCTCATACTCTAGCCAGAAGCTCAGTTAATTTGTCGTTAGAAGGCATGTTTGGTTCATCACTCCACCTGGTAGAGTTTTGTACTTCATACTCTGTTGAATAAAGAGATTGGCTTCTTCTAAAAAAACTATTGCATAAGTTTAAGCCGACCAGGGGCATTCGCCAAGGAGACCCTATTTCTCCTTATTTGTTCTTATTGGCAGCAGAGAGCGTTTCATGCGTGATAAAATCTCGAATCTAATTATTGAATCTCAAGGGAATCAAGGTGGCTCCCTCTGCCCCGAAGATAAATCACCTACTCTTCACGGGTGTTGCAAGATTATTGCCAAGCTTCTGGTTGGTGGGTTAACATGGACAAATCGTCTGAAATCTTTTGTGGATATGAATAGCAACTCTCATCCTCACACAAATCATTGAACATATTTTTCAGTAACGACCCCAAGCATCGTGTACTAATGATGATAAACTAGAACAATGCCAACAAGCGGGATGTCGTGCCCAAGTAATGTCATTATAGAGGTCACCATGCATTGTCGCCAGTTAGAATTGTACTCGATCGTTGACCTCCATCACTCGTCCTCGCCCCATTTTGCATGTAATTTTTTCATCTTTGAAGAGAGTGCCAGCATAAGAAGAGATTAGgtagaaataactctttttttaagAGACGACTAGTATTTTTAGCCGTCTGTAAATCATATTTCAAGAAATGGCTAAAAGAACAGGCCATCCCTACCGAGAAAATTGCCAAGGGCAATTCATAAGTTGTGCTCCAAGGAGACTACATTTGTAAAGGCACTTCTTAATCGTTCACTCATCTTTGAAAACCGTTTAGTGTAAATCTTGTAGAATAGAATTATTCACGTTTTTGCAATTTAACATCGCACATCATGCTATACAATTACACAACCAAAAATAACGCACATATGTTTTGATCCTACTACCAAAGACATGATGATCTTATTGAGGATACCATGGCTTAGCAACCAAACGTAGGATCGCCTTAAGCCTTACGGATAGCCCGTTTAGCTCCTCCATCTCCACCTTTGACGCCCTGCCGGCTGGCAGCGCCGGGTCAAAGTGGTACAGTAAGCTCGCCAGAGCTAGTTCCATGGCTGGCGCGGTGAAACCGACCCCAGGACATCCTCTCCTCCCGGCGCCGAATGGCACGAACCTAAAGTCCTGTCCAAGCAAGTAGCCTGTCTCGCCGTCGTTCGCGAACCGCTCCGGCACAAACTCGTCGACGCGCTCCAACATCGTAGGGTCCCGTGCGATCGCCCAGGCGTTGACGATGACGCGGGTGTGCGTCGGAACATGGTAGCCTAGCAGCTTCACATAAGAATTGAACTTCATAGCTTAGAGTGACCATAATTCAAGATTCAAGAATAACATATGTTTTGGACAAATGATTCTTCATGGTTGCTTGGTTCTTCAATGTTGTGCCAAAGCATGCTCACTTATCCATCACATGTGTACCTTGGCGAAAGACCTTTGCTTTCCCTTCCCTACTCGTATGGTTCTTAGTAGCCAAGGGAATGCCAACCCTTCACCTTCTTGCTATCTTAAGTCACATACAGGTCCATATCACAATAAGCATTCATCTAAATTCCACGTCGTCAAGAATTTGATCTTTGCTTCCCTATTGACTTCGTATCAATATAGTGATCAAGCAAGCTCCAGATTGTCTTTCCTTAAGAAAGTTCTTATCTTCTTGAAAGATAGCCCTTTTCTCTTGATCAAATATACCACTTATAATAAAACCAAACAAGAATCCTTCAcaatttctactcatgccgccagtggcggagccagaatCACAATCAAAGGGGGGCCAAATTGGTCAGATTGATCATAGTTTTGTGGTCGATCAGCTAGTACCTGTTAAAGATAGATGAAACAACTACTGATTTATATGCGCACTTTGCAAAGAAGGTAACCTTAGAATATCTAGCTCTCCAAATGGATAGTTTAGA includes:
- the LOC136457343 gene encoding cytochrome P450 71A1-like, with translation MASPSTSALKAYDEVFGGNLGNMQALPMKFNSYVKLLGYHVPTHTRVIVNAWAIARDPTMLERVDEFVPERFANDGETGYLLGQDFRFVPFGAGRRGCPGVGFTAPAMELALASLLYHFDPALPAGRASKVEMEELNGLSVRLKAILRLVAKPWYPQ